From the genome of Cedecea lapagei, one region includes:
- a CDS encoding DsbA family protein has product MKYAVILILSLFSGLTLAAKEEPAPFSAEQQKQLEVLIEQALFNDPASPRFGAKKPVLTLVNFTDYNCPYCKQLDPMLEKIVQKYPEVAVIVKPLPFKGESSVLSARTVLTTWRQHPDQFLALHEKLMQKKGYHDAASIATAVEKSGATPVTPDEKSRETLSTNLQLARIVGVQGTPATIIGDEMIPGAVPWETLEEVVKEKLAAAHGK; this is encoded by the coding sequence ATGAAATACGCCGTTATTCTGATCCTTTCTCTGTTCTCCGGCTTGACGCTGGCGGCGAAAGAAGAGCCTGCTCCGTTTTCTGCCGAGCAGCAAAAACAGCTGGAGGTGCTGATTGAGCAGGCGCTGTTTAACGATCCGGCCAGCCCTCGCTTTGGGGCTAAAAAGCCCGTGTTAACCCTGGTGAATTTCACCGACTATAACTGCCCGTACTGCAAGCAGCTTGACCCGATGCTTGAGAAAATTGTGCAGAAGTACCCGGAGGTCGCGGTGATCGTTAAGCCGCTGCCGTTCAAAGGGGAAAGCTCCGTGCTGTCGGCCCGAACCGTCCTGACCACCTGGCGCCAGCACCCGGACCAGTTCCTGGCTCTGCATGAGAAGCTGATGCAGAAGAAGGGCTATCACGATGCAGCAAGTATTGCGACGGCGGTTGAGAAGAGCGGCGCAACGCCGGTAACACCGGATGAAAAAAGCAGGGAAACCCTGAGCACTAACCTCCAGCTGGCAAGGATCGTCGGCGTGCAGGGGACTCCTGCCACCATCATTGGTGATGAGATGATCCCAGGCGCCGTGCCGTGGGAGACGCTGGAAGAGGTGGTCAAAGAAAAACTGGCGGCCGCCCATGGCAAGTAA
- a CDS encoding protein disulfide oxidoreductase → MASKLRRWLREGVILLLLLASVMLIMDWWRAPQSPAAFDTTPLHTLDGQTVTLGALSAERPLLVYFWASWCAVCRFTTPDVAKLQAEGQNVLTIALRSGSESEVSRWLARKGVSFPVVNDADGAISRSWQIGVTPTLVVVDKGKVVSTTSGWTSYWGMKMRLWWAGV, encoded by the coding sequence ATGGCAAGTAAACTGCGGCGTTGGCTGCGTGAAGGGGTGATTCTGCTGCTGCTGTTGGCGAGCGTCATGCTGATAATGGACTGGTGGCGGGCGCCCCAGTCGCCAGCGGCTTTTGATACCACGCCGCTGCACACGCTTGACGGGCAAACCGTCACGCTGGGCGCCCTGAGCGCCGAGCGGCCACTGCTGGTCTACTTTTGGGCCAGCTGGTGTGCGGTCTGCCGTTTTACCACGCCGGATGTGGCCAAGCTGCAGGCGGAAGGGCAGAACGTGCTCACCATCGCCCTTCGCTCGGGGAGCGAAAGCGAAGTGTCACGCTGGCTGGCGCGTAAGGGCGTGAGCTTCCCGGTGGTTAACGACGCCGACGGGGCGATCTCTCGTAGCTGGCAGATTGGGGTGACGCCAACGCTGGTGGTGGTGGACAAGGGCAAAGTGGTGTCCACTACCAGCGGCTGGACGAGCTACTGGGGAATGAAAATGCGACTGTGGTGGGCAGGCGTGTAA
- the nac gene encoding nitrogen assimilation transcriptional regulator NAC, with the protein MNLRRLKYFVKIVDIGSLTQAAEVLHIAQPALSQQVATLEGELDQQLLIRTKRGVTPTEAGKILYAHARTILRQCEQAQLAVNNVGQTINGLVSIGLAPGMAASSITMPLLQAVRAELPDVQVYLHENSGSQLNDKLLSGQLDMAVLYDRTPTAGLTSQPLLKEDLFLVGTRDCPGVTVDLSDVAAMNLFLPRDYSAVRKRVDEAFSLRRLTAKIIGEIESISTLTAAIASGMGVTVLPESAARSLADSANGWMARITSPSLNLPLSLNLSARLPLSPQAQAVKEILMSLVNRPALENRELMLVG; encoded by the coding sequence ATGAATTTAAGACGACTGAAGTACTTCGTGAAAATCGTTGATATTGGCAGCCTGACTCAGGCGGCAGAAGTACTGCATATCGCACAGCCGGCGCTCAGCCAGCAGGTTGCCACTCTGGAAGGGGAGCTGGATCAGCAGCTGTTGATTCGAACCAAACGCGGCGTCACGCCGACGGAAGCAGGAAAAATTCTTTATGCTCATGCGCGGACCATTCTGCGCCAGTGTGAGCAGGCGCAGCTGGCGGTAAACAATGTCGGCCAAACGATTAACGGCCTGGTGTCCATCGGGCTGGCGCCGGGGATGGCGGCATCCTCTATTACCATGCCGCTTCTGCAGGCCGTACGCGCAGAGCTGCCTGATGTGCAGGTTTATCTGCACGAAAATAGCGGCTCGCAGCTCAATGATAAACTGCTCAGCGGGCAGCTTGATATGGCCGTTCTGTACGATCGCACGCCCACCGCAGGCTTGACCAGCCAGCCGCTGCTGAAAGAGGACTTGTTCCTCGTGGGCACCCGCGACTGTCCGGGTGTGACCGTTGATTTGTCTGACGTTGCCGCCATGAATCTCTTCCTGCCGCGCGACTACAGCGCGGTGCGCAAGCGCGTGGATGAGGCTTTCTCCCTGCGCCGTCTGACGGCCAAAATTATCGGCGAAATCGAGTCGATTTCTACCTTAACCGCAGCGATTGCCAGCGGCATGGGCGTAACCGTACTGCCAGAATCCGCGGCACGCTCGCTTGCCGATTCGGCCAACGGCTGGATGGCGCGGATCACCAGCCCGTCGCTGAATTTGCCGCTGTCGCTTAATCTGTCAGCGCGCCTGCCGCTTTCGCCTCAGGCCCAGGCGGTAAAAGAAATTCTTATGTCACTGGTGAACCGCCCGGCGCTGGAAAATCGGGAGCTGATGCTGGTCGGTTAA
- the cbl gene encoding HTH-type transcriptional regulator Cbl — translation MNFQQLKIIREAARRDYNLTEVANMLFTSQSGVSRHIRELEEELGIEIFIRRGKRLLGMTEPGKALLVIAERILNEASNVRRLADLFTNDTSGVLTIATTHTQARYSLPVVIKAFRALFPEVRLELIQGTPQEIESLLHSGAADIGIASERLSTDPLVVAYPWFRWYHSLLVPQGHPLIHTSPLTLDDISRWPLITYRQGITGRSRIDEAFARRGLTADVVLSAQDSDVVKTYVELGLGIGLVADQASGEEGNLVRLDTRHLFDANTVWLGIRRGQLQRNYVWRFIELCNPELSVEEIKRLALEPEEPAIDYQI, via the coding sequence GTGAATTTCCAGCAACTTAAAATTATCCGCGAGGCGGCGCGGCGGGACTACAATCTCACCGAAGTCGCCAATATGCTTTTCACTTCTCAGTCCGGTGTCAGTCGCCATATTCGTGAGCTGGAAGAAGAGCTGGGGATTGAAATATTTATTCGCCGCGGCAAACGGTTATTAGGTATGACCGAACCGGGTAAAGCCCTGTTGGTGATTGCCGAACGTATTTTAAATGAGGCCAGCAACGTTCGCCGCCTGGCCGATCTTTTTACCAACGATACCAGCGGCGTATTAACAATAGCGACGACCCACACCCAGGCTCGTTATAGTTTGCCGGTGGTGATTAAAGCCTTCCGGGCACTCTTTCCTGAAGTTCGCCTCGAGCTTATTCAGGGAACGCCGCAGGAGATTGAATCGCTGCTGCACAGCGGGGCGGCGGACATTGGTATCGCCAGTGAACGCCTGAGCACCGATCCGCTGGTGGTGGCTTATCCCTGGTTCCGCTGGTATCACAGCCTGCTGGTTCCTCAGGGGCACCCCCTGATCCATACCTCGCCGCTGACGCTGGACGATATTAGCCGCTGGCCGCTGATCACCTATCGGCAGGGGATAACCGGCCGCTCACGTATTGATGAGGCGTTTGCCCGCCGGGGCCTGACGGCCGACGTCGTGCTGAGCGCCCAGGATTCTGACGTGGTGAAGACCTACGTTGAACTTGGGCTGGGCATCGGGCTTGTGGCCGACCAGGCAAGCGGCGAAGAGGGGAACCTGGTGCGCCTGGATACCCGTCACCTGTTTGATGCCAACACGGTGTGGCTCGGTATCCGACGCGGCCAGCTGCAGCGTAATTACGTCTGGCGCTTTATTGAATTGTGCAACCCGGAACTGTCGGTTGAGGAGATTAAACGCCTGGCTCTGGAACCGGAAGAACCTGCCATCGATTACCAAATCTGA
- a CDS encoding methyl-accepting chemotaxis protein, protein MSLHDVKIRSKLTLTIAIFIVLMIFSSGLSLLSLSKANSGIQTIVNNDYPTTVKANDLIESFQAFVNTQQLMLLDEAGVFRQKSEKHLAEISAHITEVLAELNKSSTDAASQKTLQELTAIRKEYLDSRFRILQAVQQNNRPAALQEMMSTTLQIQEKYKDKVQELIVIQNQKMTSAGQQVDKDYRSNRLTTILLTLISIVLGTVIGVFIVRSITRPLVRAVAFAEAIAEGDLTGSITVTHKDETGELLQALMSMKVRLQEIVHQVQQGSETISSAAAQIVAGNQDLAARTEEQASSVEETAASMEQITATVKNTFDHTNEATKLSSDAAAVVKNNGQMMSQVTSKMRVINETSNRMSDIINLIDSIAFQTNILALNAAVEAARAGEHGRGFAVVAGEVRQLAQKSASSASEIRSLIENSTTQTREGMGLVEKANAQIVGMINNVQEMDSILGEIKQASQEQTDGISQINSAIGMIDSTTQQNSALVEESVAAAASLNDQAKQLRDLVRVFRLQ, encoded by the coding sequence ATGTCACTACATGATGTAAAAATACGAAGCAAATTAACGCTAACAATTGCTATTTTTATCGTACTGATGATCTTCAGCTCTGGGCTTTCGCTGCTAAGTCTGAGCAAAGCAAATAGCGGCATCCAGACAATTGTGAACAACGATTATCCGACAACCGTAAAAGCCAACGATTTGATTGAGAGCTTCCAGGCGTTCGTTAATACGCAGCAGCTGATGTTGCTGGACGAAGCGGGCGTCTTTCGCCAGAAATCAGAGAAACATCTGGCTGAGATCAGCGCGCACATCACTGAGGTGCTGGCGGAGCTAAACAAATCAAGCACCGACGCGGCTTCACAAAAGACGTTGCAGGAGCTAACGGCTATTCGTAAAGAGTACCTCGACTCGCGCTTTCGTATTTTGCAGGCGGTACAGCAGAATAACCGACCTGCCGCTCTGCAGGAAATGATGTCGACCACCCTGCAGATTCAGGAAAAATACAAAGACAAGGTTCAGGAACTGATCGTCATCCAGAACCAGAAAATGACCTCCGCCGGGCAGCAGGTCGACAAGGATTACCGCTCCAACCGTCTGACTACCATCCTGCTGACGCTGATCAGCATCGTACTGGGTACGGTTATTGGGGTGTTTATTGTCCGCTCTATTACCCGCCCTCTGGTGCGCGCCGTTGCGTTTGCCGAAGCCATTGCCGAAGGGGATCTGACCGGCAGCATTACCGTGACCCACAAAGATGAAACCGGTGAACTGCTGCAGGCGCTGATGAGCATGAAAGTTCGCCTGCAAGAGATTGTCCACCAGGTGCAGCAGGGATCGGAAACCATCTCCTCTGCAGCCGCGCAGATTGTGGCAGGCAATCAGGATCTGGCGGCCCGCACCGAAGAGCAGGCCAGCTCTGTCGAAGAGACTGCAGCCTCTATGGAGCAGATCACCGCGACGGTGAAAAACACCTTCGACCATACCAATGAGGCGACAAAACTCTCTTCTGACGCCGCTGCGGTCGTGAAAAACAACGGTCAGATGATGTCTCAGGTCACCAGCAAAATGCGGGTGATCAATGAAACCTCTAACCGTATGTCGGACATTATTAACCTTATCGACTCCATTGCCTTCCAGACCAATATTCTGGCGCTGAACGCGGCGGTGGAAGCGGCTCGTGCCGGAGAGCACGGCCGTGGTTTTGCCGTGGTAGCCGGCGAGGTTCGCCAGCTGGCGCAAAAGAGCGCCTCCTCCGCAAGCGAAATTCGCAGCCTGATTGAGAATTCCACGACCCAGACTCGCGAGGGCATGGGGCTGGTGGAGAAAGCGAACGCGCAGATTGTCGGTATGATCAACAACGTGCAGGAGATGGATAGCATCCTCGGCGAGATCAAGCAGGCGAGCCAGGAGCAAACCGACGGTATCTCCCAGATCAACAGCGCTATCGGCATGATTGACTCGACCACCCAGCAAAACTCCGCGCTGGTGGAAGAGTCGGTCGCCGCAGCGGCATCGCTGAACGATCAGGCGAAACAGCTGCGTGACCTGGTGCGCGTCTTCCGTCTGCAATAA
- the zigA gene encoding zinc metallochaperone GTPase ZigA yields MSSLTQANNGVKKLPVTVLSGFLGAGKTTLLNHILNNREGRRVAVIVNDMSEVNIDAALVREGGSSLTRTDEKLVEMSNGCICCTLREDLLVEISQLAREGRFDNLVIESTGISEPLPVAETFTFVDDKGESLSDIALLDTMVTVVDGFNFLRDYESHESIQSRGESMGEEDERTVVDLLIDQIEFCDVLILNKTDLIGDEEKRRLMSVLHSLNPRAKIITSAFSQVSLDQVLNTGLFDFDAAAQAPGWLKELRGEHTPETEEYGIRNFVFRARRPFHPARFQMVTDSGLKGVIRSKGFFWLASRPLYAGSWSHAGGVMRQGLAGMWWASIPREQWPQEPESLQHILSNWEDGIGDARQEIVFIGIDMDEADLRGKLEYALLTDKEMAEGPEAWEKYYDPIDSWFE; encoded by the coding sequence ATGTCATCTTTAACGCAGGCCAACAACGGGGTGAAAAAACTGCCCGTTACCGTGCTGTCCGGGTTTCTGGGCGCGGGAAAAACCACGCTGCTGAACCATATTTTAAACAATCGCGAAGGGCGTCGGGTGGCGGTGATCGTCAACGATATGTCCGAGGTGAATATCGACGCCGCGCTGGTTCGCGAGGGCGGTTCAAGCCTGACGCGCACCGATGAGAAGCTGGTGGAAATGAGCAACGGCTGCATCTGCTGCACGCTGCGTGAAGATCTGCTGGTGGAAATTAGCCAGCTTGCCAGGGAAGGGCGCTTTGATAACCTGGTGATTGAATCAACCGGCATCTCAGAACCTCTGCCGGTAGCCGAGACGTTTACCTTTGTGGACGACAAAGGGGAAAGTCTGTCGGATATCGCGCTGCTCGACACCATGGTGACGGTGGTGGATGGTTTCAATTTTCTTCGTGATTATGAATCCCACGAGAGTATCCAGTCGCGCGGAGAGTCCATGGGAGAAGAGGATGAGCGCACGGTAGTTGACCTGCTGATTGACCAGATCGAATTTTGCGATGTGCTGATCCTCAATAAAACGGATTTGATTGGCGATGAAGAAAAACGGCGGCTGATGTCCGTGCTGCACTCCCTCAACCCGAGGGCGAAAATCATCACTTCGGCGTTTAGCCAGGTAAGCCTTGACCAGGTACTGAATACCGGGCTGTTCGATTTTGACGCCGCCGCGCAGGCTCCGGGCTGGCTAAAAGAGCTGCGGGGGGAGCATACGCCAGAAACGGAAGAGTACGGCATTCGTAATTTTGTTTTTCGCGCACGTCGCCCCTTCCACCCGGCGCGTTTCCAGATGGTTACCGACAGCGGGCTAAAAGGCGTTATTCGCTCAAAAGGCTTTTTCTGGCTGGCGAGTCGCCCACTGTATGCCGGGTCGTGGTCCCACGCTGGGGGCGTGATGCGTCAGGGCCTGGCGGGAATGTGGTGGGCAAGTATTCCTCGCGAGCAGTGGCCGCAGGAGCCAGAAAGCCTCCAGCACATCCTTAGCAACTGGGAGGACGGCATCGGTGATGCGCGTCAGGAGATTGTTTTTATCGGCATTGATATGGATGAGGCAGATCTACGCGGGAAACTTGAATATGCGCTGCTCACCGACAAGGAAATGGCCGAAGGTCCCGAAGCCTGGGAGAAATACTACGATCCTATTGATTCGTGGTTTGAATAG
- a CDS encoding ABC transporter substrate-binding protein, translating to MKKTLCGLLLAAAFSAQASAAEKLTLVLDWYINPDHAPIMVAEQIGAFKAEGLEVKIVPPSDPALPPRLVAAGQADLAVTYQPQLHFFADQGLPLVRVGTLINSPLNTVMTLDHNIKSPADLKGKKIGYSVSGIEQATLATMVEHEHLKPQEMKLINVNFQLTSALLAGQVDAVIGGYRNIEALELKLQGKTPVVFNVEDYGVPAYDELIFVANRKAAHDPKIKKFFAALKKGNEYLQAHPQETWQVFAKTHPELNTELNKQAWQASLPLFAADPAKLDRARYQAYEQFLFDNKLIKKITPVDDYAVE from the coding sequence ATGAAAAAAACGCTGTGTGGCCTGCTGCTCGCGGCAGCCTTTTCCGCCCAGGCCTCGGCGGCTGAAAAGCTGACGCTGGTACTGGACTGGTATATCAATCCCGATCACGCGCCGATTATGGTGGCGGAGCAGATTGGCGCGTTCAAGGCCGAAGGGCTGGAGGTGAAGATTGTCCCGCCGTCCGACCCGGCCCTGCCGCCACGCCTGGTCGCCGCCGGGCAGGCCGATCTTGCCGTCACCTACCAGCCGCAGCTGCACTTCTTTGCCGATCAGGGCCTGCCGCTGGTGCGCGTAGGAACGCTGATTAACTCGCCGCTGAACACGGTGATGACCCTGGATCACAACATCAAATCGCCTGCCGACCTCAAGGGCAAGAAGATTGGCTATTCGGTCAGCGGCATTGAGCAGGCTACGCTTGCCACCATGGTCGAACATGAGCACCTCAAACCGCAGGAGATGAAGCTGATAAACGTCAACTTCCAGCTGACCAGCGCGCTGCTGGCAGGCCAGGTGGACGCCGTGATCGGCGGCTATCGTAATATCGAAGCGCTGGAGCTGAAACTTCAGGGTAAAACGCCGGTCGTGTTTAACGTCGAGGACTACGGCGTTCCTGCCTACGATGAGTTGATTTTTGTGGCAAACCGTAAAGCGGCACACGATCCTAAAATCAAAAAATTCTTTGCCGCGCTGAAAAAAGGCAACGAGTACCTGCAGGCTCATCCGCAGGAGACCTGGCAGGTCTTCGCGAAAACCCACCCGGAATTAAATACCGAGCTGAACAAACAGGCCTGGCAGGCAAGCCTGCCTCTGTTCGCTGCCGATCCGGCAAAACTCGACCGGGCGCGTTACCAGGCTTACGAACAGTTTCTCTTTGATAACAAGCTGATCAAAAAAATCACCCCGGTGGACGACTACGCCGTAGAGTGA
- a CDS encoding ABC transporter permease — protein MTPMSENPLSRLRRGLTVFAGLLMLWSLLTLGNIPAFLLPSPASVAQALWNGRDYLAWHTLVTASEIVSGLVLGVLLGAGLALGMMFSPRLQRWLMPLVLTSQAIPVFALAPLLVLWFGFGMSAKVAMAVLVIFFPVVSSFFDGLRRVNNDYLDLARTMGASRRAQLRHVRLMAALPAFGSGLRMAAAVAPIGAIIGEWVGSAEGLGYVMLNANARMQTDVCFAALFILVLMTVLLWLTVDALLRRLIAWSPEHDE, from the coding sequence ATGACCCCGATGTCAGAAAATCCTCTTAGCCGCCTGCGCCGAGGGCTGACGGTCTTCGCTGGGCTGCTGATGCTTTGGTCTCTGCTCACCCTCGGCAATATTCCCGCCTTTCTTTTGCCTTCGCCCGCGTCGGTTGCGCAGGCGCTATGGAATGGCCGCGACTATCTCGCCTGGCACACGCTGGTCACCGCCTCGGAGATTGTCAGCGGGCTTGTTCTGGGAGTTCTGCTCGGCGCAGGCCTGGCGCTGGGGATGATGTTTTCCCCTCGCCTGCAGCGCTGGCTTATGCCGCTGGTGCTGACCAGTCAGGCGATCCCGGTCTTCGCCCTGGCGCCGCTGTTGGTGCTGTGGTTTGGCTTTGGCATGAGCGCAAAAGTGGCGATGGCCGTGCTGGTCATCTTCTTCCCGGTGGTTTCGTCGTTCTTTGACGGGCTGCGCCGGGTGAATAACGACTACCTCGATCTGGCCCGCACCATGGGCGCTTCGCGCCGGGCGCAGCTGCGGCACGTTCGCCTGATGGCGGCGCTGCCGGCTTTTGGCTCCGGGCTACGTATGGCCGCCGCCGTTGCGCCCATCGGCGCAATTATTGGTGAGTGGGTAGGCTCTGCCGAAGGGCTGGGCTACGTCATGCTGAACGCCAACGCCCGCATGCAGACCGATGTCTGCTTTGCCGCGTTGTTTATTTTAGTCCTGATGACCGTTCTGCTTTGGCTGACGGTGGATGCCCTGCTGCGGCGTCTTATCGCCTGGTCGCCGGAACACGATGAATAA
- a CDS encoding ABC transporter ATP-binding protein has translation MTDSTPSPGIQVRDLSLRFGSQTVFERLNFDIPGGSFVALLGASGAGKTSLLKIIAGLAQASSGSVICSDGQPVAGRIAWMGQKDLLYPWLTIEQNVALGSRLRGEVVDRQWTEHLIEQVGLAGYAKTFPAALSGGMRQRAAIARTLYEKRPIVLMDEPFSALDTITRTAIQDLAADLLANNTVLLITHDPMEACRLSHRLMVLSRWPAGIDDTHVIAGQPPRAPDDVDLLKSQASLLQQLTRAAK, from the coding sequence ATGACCGACAGCACCCCATCACCGGGTATTCAGGTTCGCGATCTCAGCCTGCGTTTTGGCAGCCAGACCGTTTTTGAACGGCTCAATTTTGATATTCCCGGCGGCAGCTTTGTGGCCCTGCTTGGGGCGAGCGGCGCCGGTAAAACCAGCCTGCTGAAGATCATCGCCGGTCTGGCCCAGGCCAGCTCAGGAAGCGTGATCTGCAGCGACGGGCAGCCCGTTGCCGGACGTATCGCCTGGATGGGGCAGAAAGATTTGCTTTATCCGTGGCTCACGATTGAGCAGAACGTTGCCCTCGGTTCGCGCCTGCGCGGCGAAGTTGTCGACCGCCAATGGACAGAGCATCTGATTGAGCAGGTTGGGCTCGCAGGCTATGCCAAAACCTTTCCCGCCGCGCTGTCTGGCGGTATGCGACAGCGAGCCGCCATCGCCAGAACGCTCTACGAAAAGCGCCCAATCGTGCTGATGGATGAACCCTTTTCGGCGCTGGATACCATTACGCGAACGGCGATTCAGGACCTGGCGGCGGATCTGCTGGCAAACAACACCGTACTTTTGATCACCCACGATCCGATGGAAGCCTGTCGGTTAAGCCATCGCCTGATGGTGCTCTCCCGCTGGCCTGCGGGCATCGACGACACGCATGTTATCGCCGGGCAGCCGCCCCGTGCGCCCGACGATGTTGATTTATTGAAAAGCCAGGCCAGCCTGCTGCAGCAGCTAACGAGGGCGGCAAAATGA
- the tenA gene encoding thiaminase II has translation MYTPLFENGLYGRLRQQAGQLWQDYVDHPFLQQLAAGTLPKPAFQRYLTQDYLFLIHFARAYALLVSKLRTLPEMRTATASLNAIVAELPLHVAYCTSWGLDEEQMAAQAEAPETMNYTRYVLDIGYSGDALDLLAALLPCVAGYAEIGLGLLHSPDTVMAGNPYASWIRNYGDEGYLTGVQSAIQLLENVGQQRGAESRFAELSQIFTTATQLESAFWQMGLNAS, from the coding sequence ATGTACACCCCACTTTTTGAAAACGGTCTTTACGGACGGCTACGCCAGCAGGCAGGTCAGCTCTGGCAGGACTATGTTGATCATCCCTTTTTGCAGCAACTCGCCGCCGGCACGTTGCCGAAACCTGCATTCCAGCGCTACCTGACTCAGGATTACCTTTTTCTGATTCACTTTGCCCGCGCCTATGCCCTGCTGGTCAGCAAACTGCGCACCTTACCGGAAATGCGAACCGCGACCGCCTCGCTGAATGCCATTGTCGCTGAGCTGCCGCTTCACGTTGCCTATTGCACAAGCTGGGGTTTAGACGAGGAGCAGATGGCGGCCCAGGCCGAAGCGCCAGAAACCATGAACTATACCCGCTATGTGCTGGATATTGGCTATTCCGGTGACGCGCTGGATCTGTTGGCCGCCCTGCTGCCCTGCGTGGCTGGCTATGCCGAAATCGGTCTTGGCCTCCTGCATAGCCCTGATACGGTGATGGCGGGTAATCCTTATGCCAGCTGGATCCGCAACTACGGCGATGAGGGTTACCTGACCGGCGTCCAGTCTGCCATTCAGCTGCTGGAGAATGTGGGTCAGCAGCGCGGCGCAGAAAGCCGCTTCGCCGAGCTTTCTCAGATATTCACCACCGCGACGCAGCTTGAGTCAGCTTTCTGGCAGATGGGGCTGAACGCCTCATGA
- a CDS encoding LLM class flavin-dependent oxidoreductase, protein MKKIGFLSFGHWSPSAQSGTRSAADTLLQSIDLAVAAEELGADGAYFRVHHFARQLGSPFPLLAAIGAKTKRIEIGTGVIDMRYENPLYMVEDAGAADLISGGRLQLGISRGSPEQVIDGWRYFGYVPAEGETEADMARRHTEVFLEALKGEGFAEPNPQPMFPNPPGLLRLEPFSQGLRERIWWGASSNATSVWAAQLGMNLQSSTLKTDESGEPFHIQQAKQIRAYRAAWKEAGHAREPRVSVSRSIFALMDQRDRSYFGGSGKEGDQVGYIDPQTRAIFGRSYAAEPELLIKQLAQDEAIAEADTLLLTVPNQLGVDYNAHVIESILKHVAPELGWR, encoded by the coding sequence ATGAAAAAGATTGGTTTTCTCTCGTTTGGCCACTGGTCGCCTTCCGCCCAGTCAGGCACGCGCTCTGCGGCGGATACGCTGTTGCAGTCCATCGACCTTGCCGTCGCCGCAGAAGAGCTTGGCGCGGACGGGGCATACTTCCGCGTACATCACTTTGCGCGCCAGCTGGGTTCGCCATTTCCGCTGCTGGCGGCCATCGGGGCAAAAACTAAGCGCATTGAAATCGGCACCGGCGTGATTGATATGCGCTATGAGAACCCGCTTTACATGGTGGAGGATGCCGGTGCGGCGGATTTGATTTCAGGTGGCCGGCTGCAGCTTGGGATCAGCCGTGGCTCGCCCGAGCAGGTTATCGACGGCTGGCGTTACTTCGGCTATGTTCCCGCAGAGGGCGAAACCGAGGCTGATATGGCGCGCCGCCATACGGAGGTGTTCCTGGAGGCGCTGAAAGGCGAAGGCTTCGCCGAGCCTAATCCGCAGCCCATGTTCCCCAACCCGCCGGGGCTGCTGCGCCTTGAGCCTTTTTCGCAAGGGCTGCGCGAGCGAATCTGGTGGGGAGCCAGCTCAAACGCTACCTCAGTCTGGGCGGCGCAGCTGGGGATGAACCTGCAAAGCTCAACGCTGAAAACTGATGAGTCCGGTGAGCCATTCCACATCCAGCAGGCGAAGCAAATCCGCGCTTATCGTGCGGCCTGGAAAGAGGCGGGCCATGCGCGTGAGCCGCGTGTTTCCGTCAGCCGCAGCATCTTTGCCCTGATGGACCAGCGCGATCGCAGCTACTTTGGCGGCAGCGGCAAAGAGGGCGATCAGGTTGGCTATATTGACCCGCAAACCCGGGCCATTTTTGGCCGCAGCTACGCCGCTGAGCCAGAGCTGTTAATCAAGCAGCTGGCGCAGGATGAGGCCATCGCCGAAGCCGACACGCTGCTGTTGACCGTGCCAAATCAGCTGGGCGTGGACTACAACGCACACGTGATTGAATCTATCCTCAAGCACGTTGCCCCGGAGCTGGGCTGGCGCTAA